A window of Poecile atricapillus isolate bPoeAtr1 chromosome 36 unlocalized genomic scaffold, bPoeAtr1.hap1 SUPER_36_unloc_8, whole genome shotgun sequence genomic DNA:
GGACCCGCCCTCGGGGGGTGTGCATAGCAACAGGCTCCGCCCCCCGGGGTCTCCATGGCAACAAGGGCTGGGTTTGGCGTCGTTCCCATGGTAacaggccccgcccccagcgCCGTTCCCATGGTAacaggccccgcccccaggtgccccccccCGcagaggccacgccccctttgaGAGGGGTCAGGGCACaggtgggacccccaaatcccaacagtgacccccaggtgaccccaagtgaccactgagtgactgctgggtgaccccaatgacccctgggtgaccccaaatgaccctGAGTtatccctgagtgacccctgggtgaccccaaatcccaacagTGACCCCCGAGTGAACCCCaatgacccctgggtgaccccaaatTACCCCCgggtgaccccaaatgacccctgggtgaccccaatgacccaaaatgacccctgggtgaccccactgacccctgagtgacccaaatgaccccaatgacccctggctgtcccctggctgaccccaatgacccctgactgacccctgggtgaccccactgaccccaatAACCCAAAACGACCCATGGATGACCCCTGGATGACCTCgatgacccctgagtgacccctgagtgacccaaatgacccaaaatgaccccaatgacccctggctgacccaaaatgacccctgggtgacccctggcTGACCTCACTGACCCCCCaatgaccccaaatgacccctgggtgacctcaatgacccctgagtgacccctggcTGATGTCACTGACCCGGaatgaccccaatgacccctgggtgaccccagtgaccccaatgaccccaaatgacccctgagtgacccctggcTGATCTCACTGACCTGAAATGACCCCAATGACACCTGaatgacccctgggtgaccctgggtgaCCCAAATGACCCCTGGCTGACCCCACTGGccccaatgacccctgagtgacccctgagtgacccctgagtgccccgcagaggaggaggaggtggacaAGATGATGGAGCAGAAGGTTCGGGAGGAGCAGGAGCGGCGCCGGCgcaaggagctggaggagaggaTGTCCCTGGAGGAGACCCGGGAACAGgtggggaaaattcccaaaattccatggaaatcaccccaaaaaaatccctgaaaaaattCACacggaattcaccccaaatctcaccaaaaatcccaaaaaaacgctcaaaaaaacacctaaaagtaaaaagaattcacccaaaatccctccaaaaaatcctaaaaagtCCTTAAAAAATTCTCCTGAAAATTCCCCCCAAAGTTctccaaaatccacccaaaatccctaaaaaactccaccccaaaatcccaaaaaaatcccccaaaaatcccaaaattccctaaaaatctccccaaaaaaatccccagaaaaattcaccccaaattccatgaaaatcaaaatataatcccaaaaaaatgctcaaaaaaatcactttaaagccagaaaaatccctccaaaaattcctaaaaattcctcccaaaaatccccccaaaattctccaaaatccacccaaaatccctaaaaaaatccccaaaaaatccaaaaattccccaaaaatatccccaaaaaatccctggaaaaattcaCCCAGAATTCATCCAAAATCTCAgcaaaaatccccacaaaaatcagaatataatcccaaaaaaatgatcaaaaaaaccactttaaagccagaaaaaattcctcaaaaaatcctaaaaaattcctaaaaaatcctccccaaaatccccccaaaaattcctcaaaatcctcccaaaaatccctccaaaattctccaaaattcacccaaaatctctaaaaaaatccccaaaaaatcctttaaaaaaatctgtttccctggaggaaaccCAGGAACAggtgggaaaaattcccaaaattccatggaaatcaccccaaaaaaatccctggaaaaattcaccccaaatccccccaaaatctccacaaaaatcaaaatataatcccaaaaaatcgctaaaattactttaaaaaaatgtgcccaaaatctctcaaaaaattcctaaaaaattctcccaaaaatccccctaaaaattctccaaaatccacccaaaataaaaaaaaaaaatcccccaaaaatcccaaaattccctaaaaatcaccccaaaaaaatccctgggaaaattCACCCAGAATTCATCCAAATCTcaccaaaaatccccacaaaaatcaaaatataatcTCAAAAAAATGCTCAAAAAACCACtttaaagccagaaaaaaattcctaaaaaattcctaaaaaatcctccccaaaatgccccaaaaattcctcaaaatcctcccaaaaatccctccaaaattctccaaaattcacccaaaatctctaaaaaaatccccaaaaaatcctttaaaaaaatctgtttccctggaggaaaccCAGGAACAGgtggggaaaaattcccaaaattccatggaaatcaccccaaaaaaatccctggaaaaattcaccccaaatccccccaaaatccccacgaaaatcaaaatataatcccaaaaaaattctcaaaaagccacttaaaagccaaaaaaaattcctaaaaaattcctaaaaaatcctcccaaaaatgccccaaaaattccccaaaatccttcaaaattccacccaaaaatccaaatttaaCCTCGAAGAACCactcaaaaatccccccaaaaattccaccccaaaaatcctcccaaaatttccaaTCCAAAAAATctaccccaaaattcccatttttttccccaaaattcccattttttaccccaatttcagctgctgaagctgcaggagaaaCTTGGggctcaaaattcccatttccccctccaaaattcccattttttccccaaaaatccaattttcccccaaaatttcaccattttttctcaaattttcaccattttttccccaaagttcccattttttcccaaaattcccgtttttcaccccattccagctgctgaagctgcaggaggagaaaccccctcaaaattcccatttccccctccgaaattcccattttttccccaaaaattcccattttttccccaaattttcaccgtttttccccaaattttcaccattttttcccaaaattcccatttttcaccccaattcagctgctgaagctgcaggaggagaaacccctcaaaattcccattttttccccaaaaattcccattttttccccaaaaaatcccattttttccccaaaatttcaccgttttttcccaaattttcaccattttttccccaaaattcccattttttcccaaaattcccatttttcaccccaattcagctgctgaagctgcaggagaagctgggggccctgcaggaggagaaaccccctccaaattcccattttttccccaaaaaatccaattttttccccaaattttcaccattttttcccaaattttcaccattttttcccaaaattcccatttttcaccccaattcagctgctgaagctgcaggaggagaaaccccctcaaaattcccatttcccctccaaaattcaccattttttccccaaaaattcccattttttccccaaaatttcacaattttttcccaaaattccatttttcacccaattcagctgctgaagctgcaggaggagaaaccccctcaaaactcaccattttttccccaaaaaacccaattttttccccaaaatttcaccgtttttccccaaaatttcaccgttttttcccaaattttcaccatttttcccaaattttcaccgtttttttcccaaattttcaccattttttcccaaaattcccgtttttcaccccaatccagctgctgaagctgcaggagaagctgggggccctgcaggaggagaaaccccctcaaaattcccattttttcccaaaaaatccaattttttccccaaaatttcaccgttttttctcaaattttcaccattttttccccaaaattcccgttttttcccaaaattccgtTTTTCACCCCAATTCCagctgctgaagctgcaggagaagctgggggccctgcaggaggagaagcaccagctcttcctgcagctcAAGAAGGTTCTGCACGAGGAGGAGAAACGGCGCCGCAAGGAGCAGAGGTGGGAacgggggattttggggggaattcagggaattttgggaaatttgggaaattttgggaattttggggaattttgggaggatttggagGAGTTTtaggatgaattttgggggatttggggtttttttggtgatttttggggtttttttgatgatttttttttggttttttgtcattttttgatgatttttggtgaattttgggaattttgaatgggaattttgggaaatttggggggaatttgggaattttggaattttggggggaattcgggggattttgggaaattttgggaaatttggggaattttggggagtttaggaggatttgggggatttttggtgatttttggggtttttttggtgattttttggggggttttttgtcattttttgatgatttttttttgtgaattttgggtgttttggggggaatttggggaattttggggggaattcggggaattttgggaaattttggggggaatttgggaattttggggagtttaGGAGGATTTGGAGGAGTTTTAggatggatttttggggtttttggggttttttttggtgatttttggggtttttttttggtgattttttggtgattttttgggttttttttgtcattttttggtgaattttgggtgtttttggggaatttgggaaatttggggggaatttggggaattttgggaggatttggagGAGTtttaggatggattttgggggatttttgggggtttgtgggggatttttggtgattttgggggtttttgttgggtgattttgttggggtttttttgtcattttttgaTGATTTTGTGGTGaagtttgggtgttttggggggaattttgggggaaattttgggggggaattttgggggaattttgggaaattttggggggaattcgggggattttgggaattttgggaaatttggggaattttgggggaatttggaggaGTTTTAggatggatttttgggggatttttgggggttttttttgtgatttttgggggttttttgtcatttttgggtgattttttggtgaatttttggtgttttagggggaattttgggggggaattcgGGGGagtttgggaaattttgggaattttggggggagttGGAGGTGTTGGAGGTGTGTGTAGGATGGattgtgggggtttttggggggatttttttggtgatttttttgggggttttttttgtcatttttgacgattttttggtgaatttttggtgttttaggggggaattttggggggaattttgggaaattttgggaattttggggggatttgagagGATTTGGAGGAGTtttaggtggattttgggggattttggggagatttttgggggtttttttgatgattttggggttttttgtcattttttggtgattttttggtgaatttttggtgttttagggggaattttggggggcaagtcagggaattttggggaattttgggaattttgggaattttggggggatttggaggagttttaggatggattttgggggatttttgggggtttttttggtgatttttgggggtttttgtcattttttgacgattttttggtgaattttgggcattttggggggaatttggggaattttggggggaattcgggggattttgggaatttggggaatttgggtgggggaattttggggtattttgggggggatttggaggAGTTTAGGATGGATGtgtgggggatttttggggttttgttggtgattttggggggtttttgatgatatattttttgttgttttttgtcattttttgacgattttttggtgaattttgggcattttgggggaatttggggaattttgggaattttggggatgtttggggGAGTTTAGGAGGGATTTGGAGGAGTTTTaggatgatttttgggggatttgtgAGGattgtggggatttttgggtttttttggtgattttttggggtttttttttgtccattttttgataattttttggtgaattttgggtgttttgggggggaatttggggggatttggggtgtttttggggtggtgttgggtgtttttggttgtattttggacatttttgtgtgtttccaggtgttttgggtggtttttgggatatttgggatatttttgggtgttttggggggtttgttgGGATatgtttggggtggttttgggtggatttgggatatttttgggtgttttggctgttttggggatatttttggggtattttggggtggttttggggtggtttttggtgGTGTTTCGGGcgtttttgggtgtttttgggatattttgggatatttttgggtgttttggctggtttggggatatttttggggatattttgggatattttcgtgtgttttcaggtgtttttggggtgttttggggatattttggggacatttttgggtgtttttggggatattttgggatattttcgTGTGTTTTCgggtggtttttgggtgtttttgggatattttgggacatttttggctgtttttggggttttggggttgttttggggatatttttgggggtattttggggtgtttttgggtgtttttggggtgtttctgggtggatttgggatatttttgggtgtttttgggggtattttggggtgttttgggtgttttcgggtgtttttggggtgtttttggggtgtttgggtgtttttgtgcTGCTGACCCCGTTTCCGCAGTGACCTGACCACGCTGACGGCGGCCGCGTACCCCCAGAGTTTGGGGGTACCGGGGGCTCACCTGCTGGGCATGacaggtgagggctggggggatttggggggtcctgggggggatttggggaggtttgggggggatttggggggtcctggggggatttgaggggtcctgggggggggggttggggaggtttagggggtcctgagggggatttggggggtcctgggggggggggggatttggggggtcctggagggattttggggggtcctggggggatttggggaggtttggggggtcctgggggggatttgaggggtcctggagggattttggggggtccctgggggatttggggggtccctgggggggatttggggggtcctggaggggtttggggaggtttagggggtcctgagggggatttgggggggtcctgggggggatttggggggtcctggaggggtttggggggtcctgggggggatttggggaggtttgggggggatttggggggtcctggtggggttttggggggtcctgagagggATTAGGGAGGgatctggggggtcctgagggggatttgggggatcctggggggggttttgggggtcctggggggggtttgaggggttttgaggtgattttggaTTGATTTGGTGATggtttgggggttcctgggctgatttggggggtttgaggtggtcttggggaggtttttgggggtcccaggctgATTTAGTGTCAGTTTTGGGGCTCctgtgctgattttggggtggagtttgggggtcccgggctgattttggggggtcccgggctgattttgggggtcctgggctgATTTcgggtcagttttgggggtcccaggctgattttgggtgggattttgggggtcctgggctgattttgggggtcctgggctgattttggggtggattttgggggtcctgggctgattttgggtcagttttgggggtcccaggctgattttgggtggattttgggggtcccaggctgATTTcgggtcagttttgggggtcccaggctgattttgggggtcccaggctgattttgggggtcctgggctgattttgggtcagttttgggggtcccgggctgattttggggtggattttgggggtcccaggctgattttgggtcagttttggggggtcccaggctgattttgggggtcctggctgattttgggggtcccaggctgattttggggtggattttgggggtcccaggctgattttggggtggattttgggggtcccaggctgattttggggtggattttgggggtcccaggctgattttgggggtcccgggctgattttggggtggattttgggggtcccaggctgattttgggggtgggttttgggggtcctgggctgattttgggggtcccaggctgattttggggtgggttttgggggtccccgcAGGCAGCCCGGGGGGGCCCCCGCTCGGGGCTCATCGGGGCCGATCGAGCCAAGCAAATGTTCGGACCCCCCGTGATCAGCGTGagttgggggtcccggggggattttggggggtactggggggtcctggggggattttgggggtccccaaagggATGGAGGGTGGGGGGAGGGTCCCTGTAGAAgttgggggggtcccaggggggctttggggagggtgtgagggtccctggggggggtttgggggggtccctgggggggttttggggggtccctggggaggttttgggggtccctggggagggtttgggggtccctggggagggtttgggggtcccaggggggttttgggggtccctggggaggttttgggggtccctggggggggttttgaggggtggttttgggggtccctggggaggttttgggagtccctggggaggttttgggggtccctgagggggttttgggggtccctggggaggttttgggggtccctgggggggttttgggggtccctccccaaatcctgggcCCCCTCCTcaattttcccccccaattgctcaaccccctgagcccccccccAGATCTCGGGGATCCCTCCCCAAttcctgagccccctccccaaatcctgaccccaaatccctgagcccctcccccctccctgagccccctccccaaatccctgagacccctccccaaatccctgagacccctccccaaatcctgacTCCAAttcctgagccccctccccaaattcctgagaccctccctgagcccccccaaatccctgagccccctccccgatccctgagccccctccccaattcctgctgacccctccccagtcccagctccctccccaaatccctgagccccttcccctgacccctccctgagctcctctccaatctgagccccctccccaaatccctgagccccctccccaaatccctgagccCTTCCCTGAGCCCCCCCCAATCccggagccccctccccaaatcctgacccCAATCCGAGcctccttccccatccctgagcccctccccaatccctgagcccctccccaATTCCGAGCCCCAATCCGAgccccttccccccctccctgagccccctccccaaatccttcccccaatccctgagcccctccctgagccccctgccccctccctgagccccctcccccaTTCCTGACCCCAATctgagcccctcccccctccctgagccccctccccaaatccttccccaaatcctgagcccctcccccctccctgagccccctccccaattcctgaccccaaatccctgagccccctccccaattcctgACCCCAatccgagccccctccccaaattcctgagccccttcccctgACCCCTCCCTGAGCCCTTCTCCAatctgagccccctccccaaatcccagagccccctccccaattctTCACCCCGATCCGAGccccctcccccatccctgagccccctccccaattcctcACCCCAAttcctgagccccctccccaaattcctgagccccctccccaaattcctgagccccctccccaat
This region includes:
- the LOC131574156 gene encoding G protein pathway suppressor 2-like, giving the protein MPALLERPKLSSAMARALHRHVMVERERKRQEEEEVDKMMEQKVREEQERRRRKELEERMSLEETREQLLKLQEKLGALQEEKHQLFLQLKKVLHEEEKRRRKEQSDLTTLTAAAYPQSLGVPGAHLLGMTGSPGGPPLGAHRGRSSQANVRTPRDQPAPFWGSAALWGRGGPRSFWGGPGGSRPRPLRRGAEPRPSPTLPPRPAPTGLRRSPTAAA